Genomic window (Armatimonadota bacterium):
CATGACGTCGAGAACAGCCATGTCTGGTTTCTCCGCCTTAACCTTTTCAAGCCCTTCTTTTCCGTCAAACGCGGTTACAACCGTGTAACCCTGTTTCTCAAGGTTGACTTGAATCAGGCGAACTATATGTCGCTCATCGTCACAAACAAGAATTTTTTTCGGCATCCAGATTCTCCCAGGTCGTGCCTGTTCTGCGGGTGAATCATACCACGGATTTGCCGGGTGCATCTAGCCGTTTTGGCGTTTAAGGGTCAATCGGCTCGAAAAGGTATCCTGTTCGGGTGAAACTTTGCCGTTTTGAACTGAAATCCGAGCCAGGAACAATTCGCTCAGGAATGGTTTACGACGGAAAAATCTATGAAACCGACGGGACCGAGGCCATTGGAGTTCATGAGGCTGCCGATGTGCGTCCGCTTGCCCCGGTGCCGACTCCGCCTTCGATTCGGGTGTTCCGGACGGATGTTGCGGAGACCGGTTTTGTGTACGCCAACCCTGCCGCCGTGATCGGGCCAAGCATGGTGATCGAACTTCCTGATACCTCCGCCGAATATGTGGTTCGCTCCTATATTGGAGCCGTGATTGGTGGGACTGGCTACCAACTCGACGAAGACGAAGCTGAGGCAGTTCTTCTTGGTTTCACTCTTGTCAACATTCTTTCTTCAAACAGCATTCAGCAAGACGACGGGCCCTTGATCGGCCGAGCGCAGGATTTCGGAATCATGGTTGGCCCCGTGATCACGACTCCGGACGACCTCGATGATGTGATGACCCCTACGGACAACGGAATCATGTACAAGCTTTCGGCGTCAATTAGGGTGAATGGCGATGAGAAGGGCTTCCTGAACTTCGAGGAGTTTTCGCTTTCTCTCGTCGAAGCTGTAAAGCTCGCCAGTGAAACCTGCACCGTCAAGAGTGGCGACCTTCTCTGTATCGGACCTCTATTCGAGGATTCGACCTGCGCCGTTTCAAAAGGCGACGAATTTCAATTTTCAATGGAGCGTCTTGGGATGCTCTCCACCAAACTTGGCTAACAAATGAGCGAAATCAATAAAACCACGCTGGACAACGGCGTACGAATCCTTGTCGAAAATGTCCCCTATGTCCGCTCAGCGGCCATAGGGCTCTGGTGCAAAACCGGCTCACGCCATGAGTTTGAGCACGAAGCTGGGATTACCCACCTCATCGAGCATATGCTCTTCAAAGGAACCGAACGACGGACGGCCAAGGAGATCGCGGAGTCAATCGAGGGTCGCGGAGGGATGCTCAATGCATTTACGGACAAAGAGTCTACTTGCTATTACTGCCGAGTTCTCTCGGACGATGTCGCGAATGGCGTCGACGTACTGTCGGACATGATGCTGCACTCAAATTTTGATCCCGAGGAATTGGAGAGGGAAGAAGAAGTTGTCTGCGAGGAAATCAAAAGATCTCTTGATGAGCCGAGTGACCATGTTCACGAACTTCATCTTGGCTACCGCTGGGGTGACCACCCGCTTGGAAAGCCGATCATCGGCACCGAAGAGTCAGTTCGCTCCTTCCGGGCAACCAACATCCGGGACTACATGGATCGGCGCTACCGTGCAGAAAACGTTGTCCTGAGCATCGCAGGAAACGTCGATGTTGAGCAGGTCAAAGAAGTTGCTGAAAAGTATCTGGGCAAAATTCAAAGTGGTGGTGAGTCGACGCAGGTCTCACGACCATCAGGTATTGCCGCCGTGAACGAAGTTAGTAAGGACACAGAGCAGGTGCACTTCTGCATCGGAACGGATGGAATTTCAGTGTACGACGAGGAAGAAATCGCGGTGATGAGCATTCTTGATTCAGCCCTTGGCGGCTCGATGTCCAGCCGTCTCTTTCAAGAGATTCGGGAGAAACGGGGTCTCGTTTACTCTGTCGGCTCGTACGTCCTTAGTTACGGAGCGGGCGGAGCGTACACCGTTTACGGCGGAACCAGCCAGAAGAATTGGGAACTGGTGAAGGACCTTGTTCGAAAAGAATTCGATGACGTGATGGCAAATGGCCTCTCGGCAGACGAACTTGACCGAACGAAAAAATCGCTCGCTGGAAATCTCGTGTTGGCTCTTGAGGGGATGAACTCCCGTATGATGCGGCAAAGCCGAAACGAGTTGAGCTATCAGCGACAAGTGACCGTCGATGAGGCTCTCGAGCGACTGAACAAGGTGACGAACGACCAAATCGTCGCCCTTGCCAGCCGAACGTTGGGCGCTGACAAAGTGAGCATCACCGCTATCGGCCCCTTCTGACAAATGGAACTAGAAGCCACTCGCGAACTGATAAGAGCCGCCGCCAATACTTGGTCGGAAGACGATCTGTTGAACGAGATGGTGCATATCGTCCAACGAGAGACGAGAGCTGATTCGTGCGATATTCTATTCCGAGACTCTCAAGATGGGCTGATTCTACGCGCGAGTACGGTTGTGCCGGAAATGGTCGGGAGGCTCAAACTCGGAAAGGGAATTGGAATCACCGGACAAGTCATTCTGCAGGGAGAGGGCGAGTATGTATCGAACCATGCGTTTAAGCATCCAAACTACGCGAAGTATCCTGGCCTGAGTGAGCACGAATCGGGCGCCGTGGCGGCAATTCCTCTGCGACACGTGACTGGACACCTTTTCGGAGTGTTGTTATTGAGGCGCCAGAAGCCCTGGCGCTTTTCGGCACCGGTTAAGAAGAAGCTCGAAGAGAGCGCGACGACTTTGGCGATGGTCTACAAGTCGTTCCGCGCCGGGTTTCAAGTCGGGGCTCAATCCAACCGACTGGGAGCTTTGAACGAGGTCACTCAGCGGATGACGAACTCGCCCTATTTGGACGAGATTCTTCAGCTGCTGGTTAACCTCACTGCTCAACAGTTCAACTACAAGGTGTGCACAGTTCGGCTCGTTGATGAGGCAGGAAAAGAGCTCGTCCTCAAAGCCACGCAGGCTACGGTCAAGGCATACCAGCGCAAGCGGGCTATCCAAATCGGAGAGTCCATCGCAGGACGCGCTCTAGAAGAAGACCGACCGATCATTGTGCGCGACGTCCAGACCGACAGCGAGTACATCGGCCACGATCTGGCAGTTGAGCAGGGCCTAAGAAGCATGATCTGCGTCCCGCTCAGCATTGCCGAGAAGCCTGTTGGAGTTTTGAGCTGCTACACCGAGGAAGTCCGAGACTTCTCGCCCGATGAGATCAAGGCCCTCGAAACTCTGGCTCAACAGGCCGCGCTCGCCATTGAAAATGCCAAACTTCAAGTGCGCGGAACCCTGATGCAGGAAATGCACCACCGGGTCAAAAACAACCTACAACAAGTTGCATCGCTCCTACGCCTTCAACTCAGAACGGCGAACTACAAGACACTAGAACAAGCGCTTAACGACGTCCTTACCCGTATCCTAACGATCTCTTCAGTTCATGATCTACTGAGTCGAGAAGACCTCGACCACGTTGGCATCAAGAGTATCGCCGAGGCTCTTGTCCACCACCACCAAAGTTCTCTGCTCATGCCGAACAAAAAGATTTCCTTTCTTGTTCGTGGCGTTGACTTAAAGTTGAACATGAACCAGGCAACTTCCGTGGCTCTTCTTTTGAACGAGCTAATCAGTAATGCTATCGAACACGGGTTTGAGATTTGCAGCGAGGGAGAGATTCACGTGACGGTCGAAGAGAAGGACGGGAACGTTAATCTCTGGGTCAGCAATAGCGGCGACAAACTGCCCCCGGAATTCAATCCAAAGGACTCGAAGAGCCTCGGGCTTCAGATCGTCGAAAACCTATCTCGATCCATGAACGGAACTTTTTCGCTCCGTGATGTGTTAGGTTGGACGGTCAGCGAAGTCAGTTTCCCAAGACAGACCGGCGAATAGCCCTGTAAGAATTACCTGGCTCTGCCATAATTGAGAGGAGAAGTATGGAGTTTTTCAACCCAGAGTCCGGCGCGCCTGAGAGTGCATTGGAGGTCATGATGGTCCCACTGCTGTTCCTTGTATTCGCAATCCTTGCGTATTCCGCCTCAAATCGGTACCTGGAGAACGAGGGGAAGCGACCTAAGTGGATGCCAGTTGTCTATGTCGCCTTCGGATTGGCACTGCTTTTCGGATTTCAGAAGTACATGTTTACGCGAGAGCTTCTGTACGCGAACACCTTGACAACGGGCAAGGTGCGGTATGCGCACTACCTAGGTTTCCTTCTCCCGCTCCTGACTGGAATCGGAGTTGGCATCAGGGAGTTCTTCCGAAAGCGGGCAAACGCGGAGCGTCTTTACTAGGTTTCCTAGTAAACTTGCGGACACAATGACAACTGCGAACGAAGAAGTTCCGGTTCAAATCGGTCTCACTACTAACGAAGCCCCGTTTATTGAAGAGCGCAAGGCGGCTGGCGAGCTCTACATCCAGCAACCGTACAATCTCTATTCGGAAGCGAACCACGAGGCTTGGGCTGCGCTCTACTCGCGAATGGCTCCGCGCTGGGAAAAGTATGCTAACCAACACTTCATGCGGGGCATCGCAAATCTGTGCCTCGATCCTCGGCGAGTCCCGAAGCTTGATGATGTTAACCAGTTTCTAAATCCCCTGACTGGGTTTAAGGCAAAGGCCGTTGCTGGCTACGTTCCAGCATTTATGTTCTTCGATTGCCTTCGCAATCGCGAGTTTCCCACCACGATCACCATCCGGCGCGGTGACAAGCTCGACTATCTTCCGGAACCCGATATCTTCCACGACATCGCTGGTCATGTGCCAATGCACACAGACCGAGCTTTTGCCGACACGTTGGTTAGGTTCGGTGATCTGGCTCATCTCGCAGCGGAGATCGCTCAAGGAATCAAGGATCCCGAGAAGCAGGTCAGAAAGGTCGAGAGCATTATCAAAGCGATGGCCAGGTTCTTCTGGTTCACCATCGAATTCGGATTGATGAAAGAATCCGACGGGATGAAGGTGTACGGCAGCGGTTTGCTCAGCTCATATGGTGAGATCGAGCACTGTGTCGAATCGCCAGAAGTACAACGATATCCGATCCAGCTCGAATGGGTCATCAACCAGTACTTTGAAATCGACCACTACCAACCCTTGCTGTTCTGGGTTGACAGTTTTGATCATCTCTTCTCGCTCGTTGGCGAGCTTGAGCTGTGGATGAAAGACGGCAAACTCGACAACGTCTCGCCAGGTGAGCCGCTTGTCAACGAGGCGGATTTGCGGAGCTTTATTGCCGCCGAATTCAGCTCTCAATCGGTAGACTAGGAGAAAGAAATGCGTGTAGAAATCTTGATGCCCGAGCTTGGTGAATCTGTCCATGAAGGAACAGTCAGCCGCTGGTTAAAACAGGTAGGCGACACCGTCAAGGAAGACGAGCCGGTAGTTGAGATCATGACCGATAAGGTCAACACCGAACTCGGTGCTCCTTCGGCGGGCGTGCTGGCCGAAATCGTTATCGGCGAAGGTGCCCCAGTCAAAGTTTTTGAAGCGATGGGCTTTATCGAGACGGATGCAGCTGCCGCTGCAAGTGCACCTGCTCCTGTAGCCAAGAAGGAAGAAGCTCCGAAAGCCGAATCGCCTGCTCCAACGCCGGCAGAACTTGCAACTTCCAACCTTCAACCTTCAACTGAGAAGCGCTGGTACACCCCGCTCGTCCGCGCTATGGCGAAGGACAACAATGTCTCCGACGCCCAACTCGCCACGATCACTGGCTCTGGCGAAGGCGGACGGGTTACCAAGAAGGATCTCGAGGCATTCCTTGCAGGTAGCGGCTCCAAAGCTGCTCCGGTCGCAAAGGCTCCAGAATTCAAGGCTCCGCCCACAACCGTAGCTGGGCCAGACCAAGAAGTCACCCCTCTGGCTGGAATGCGAAAGATGATCGCCGACCACATGGTCAAGTCATCACAGGTCCCAACCGTCACCACGATCACCGAAGTCGACGTTACTCACATGGTTAACTTCCGGGATAAGAACAAGGAGACGTTCCTTGAGACCTACGGTGTCAAGCTCACCTACACTCCGTTCTTTATCAAAGCTCTCACCGAGGCTGTTGTCGAGTTCCCGCTAATGAACGCCGCCCTGATGCCTGATAACAACATTGTGAAAACCAAGGGCGTTCACATGGGCGTCGCGGTTGCGCTTGGAGCCAAAGGCGAAGGCGGCCTCATCGTCCCCGTCATCCGAGACTGTCACTCTAAGTCGCTGATCGACATCGCTCGGGACCTGGATGTCATCGCGAAGAAGGCTCGGTCTAACTCGCTTTCCGTTGCTGATGTGCAAGGCGGAACCTTCACGTTGACGAATCCGGGTACCTACGGTGCTCTGTTCGGAACCCCGATGATCAACGCGCCCCAGGCGGGAATCTTGGGCGTTTACGCGATCAAGAAGACCCCGGTCATTGTCGACGACATGATTGCCATCCGCTCTATCATGCACCTGGTTCTGACATACGATCACCGGCTGATTGACGGCATGCTGGCCGGAGCTTTCTTGGCTTCCGTTCGCGATAAGCTTGCGAAGTTCGATTTCTTTAAGTAACCAGCCAACAACTCCCCACTCGATGGGGAAGGGTCCGCTCAAAGGTTGCCTCAACGGCAAGCTTTGAGTGGAGGATGTGACTCAGGTCGAACCGGTGGGTCCGTTCTTGTTTCCTACAAGCCGCCGTTTTCGAGGATTGTTGTACCGTTTGAGCGAAGCCTGAACGGCGAGAACTGCGACGCGTTTTGGTGGGGACACCGGGTTCAAATGGGGTCTCATTTCTCGATTCTGGTGGGGACAAGTGGGGACAGCAATTTGGCCTCGGTCATTGGCTTACAGCAATTAGCGGAAGAGAACTGCGACGCCTTTTGATGGGTAGTAAGGTTCAACGCGGTACGTGTTTGTGGAGAAAGGTCGGTAGGGGTGGGTAGGAGTGCTGGGAGTTGGGAGTTGGGAGTTGGGAGTGAGGCTTCTTCATCGCATTGCTTGAACAACAGTGGGGCAGTTGAGATACCCGGACTTGATCGGGATA
Coding sequences:
- a CDS encoding pitrilysin family protein, with translation MSEINKTTLDNGVRILVENVPYVRSAAIGLWCKTGSRHEFEHEAGITHLIEHMLFKGTERRTAKEIAESIEGRGGMLNAFTDKESTCYYCRVLSDDVANGVDVLSDMMLHSNFDPEELEREEEVVCEEIKRSLDEPSDHVHELHLGYRWGDHPLGKPIIGTEESVRSFRATNIRDYMDRRYRAENVVLSIAGNVDVEQVKEVAEKYLGKIQSGGESTQVSRPSGIAAVNEVSKDTEQVHFCIGTDGISVYDEEEIAVMSILDSALGGSMSSRLFQEIREKRGLVYSVGSYVLSYGAGGAYTVYGGTSQKNWELVKDLVRKEFDDVMANGLSADELDRTKKSLAGNLVLALEGMNSRMMRQSRNELSYQRQVTVDEALERLNKVTNDQIVALASRTLGADKVSITAIGPF
- a CDS encoding phenylalanine 4-monooxygenase → MTTANEEVPVQIGLTTNEAPFIEERKAAGELYIQQPYNLYSEANHEAWAALYSRMAPRWEKYANQHFMRGIANLCLDPRRVPKLDDVNQFLNPLTGFKAKAVAGYVPAFMFFDCLRNREFPTTITIRRGDKLDYLPEPDIFHDIAGHVPMHTDRAFADTLVRFGDLAHLAAEIAQGIKDPEKQVRKVESIIKAMARFFWFTIEFGLMKESDGMKVYGSGLLSSYGEIEHCVESPEVQRYPIQLEWVINQYFEIDHYQPLLFWVDSFDHLFSLVGELELWMKDGKLDNVSPGEPLVNEADLRSFIAAEFSSQSVD
- a CDS encoding dihydrolipoamide acetyltransferase family protein — encoded protein: MRVEILMPELGESVHEGTVSRWLKQVGDTVKEDEPVVEIMTDKVNTELGAPSAGVLAEIVIGEGAPVKVFEAMGFIETDAAAAASAPAPVAKKEEAPKAESPAPTPAELATSNLQPSTEKRWYTPLVRAMAKDNNVSDAQLATITGSGEGGRVTKKDLEAFLAGSGSKAAPVAKAPEFKAPPTTVAGPDQEVTPLAGMRKMIADHMVKSSQVPTVTTITEVDVTHMVNFRDKNKETFLETYGVKLTYTPFFIKALTEAVVEFPLMNAALMPDNNIVKTKGVHMGVAVALGAKGEGGLIVPVIRDCHSKSLIDIARDLDVIAKKARSNSLSVADVQGGTFTLTNPGTYGALFGTPMINAPQAGILGVYAIKKTPVIVDDMIAIRSIMHLVLTYDHRLIDGMLAGAFLASVRDKLAKFDFFK
- a CDS encoding fumarylacetoacetate hydrolase family protein: MKLCRFELKSEPGTIRSGMVYDGKIYETDGTEAIGVHEAADVRPLAPVPTPPSIRVFRTDVAETGFVYANPAAVIGPSMVIELPDTSAEYVVRSYIGAVIGGTGYQLDEDEAEAVLLGFTLVNILSSNSIQQDDGPLIGRAQDFGIMVGPVITTPDDLDDVMTPTDNGIMYKLSASIRVNGDEKGFLNFEEFSLSLVEAVKLASETCTVKSGDLLCIGPLFEDSTCAVSKGDEFQFSMERLGMLSTKLG
- a CDS encoding GAF domain-containing protein, with translation MELEATRELIRAAANTWSEDDLLNEMVHIVQRETRADSCDILFRDSQDGLILRASTVVPEMVGRLKLGKGIGITGQVILQGEGEYVSNHAFKHPNYAKYPGLSEHESGAVAAIPLRHVTGHLFGVLLLRRQKPWRFSAPVKKKLEESATTLAMVYKSFRAGFQVGAQSNRLGALNEVTQRMTNSPYLDEILQLLVNLTAQQFNYKVCTVRLVDEAGKELVLKATQATVKAYQRKRAIQIGESIAGRALEEDRPIIVRDVQTDSEYIGHDLAVEQGLRSMICVPLSIAEKPVGVLSCYTEEVRDFSPDEIKALETLAQQAALAIENAKLQVRGTLMQEMHHRVKNNLQQVASLLRLQLRTANYKTLEQALNDVLTRILTISSVHDLLSREDLDHVGIKSIAEALVHHHQSSLLMPNKKISFLVRGVDLKLNMNQATSVALLLNELISNAIEHGFEICSEGEIHVTVEEKDGNVNLWVSNSGDKLPPEFNPKDSKSLGLQIVENLSRSMNGTFSLRDVLGWTVSEVSFPRQTGE